Proteins from a single region of Manis javanica isolate MJ-LG chromosome 5, MJ_LKY, whole genome shotgun sequence:
- the RCHY1 gene encoding RING finger and CHY zinc finger domain-containing protein 1 isoform X3, producing the protein MNLQGKHKCIENVSRQNCPICLEDIHTSRVVAHVLPCGHLLHRTCYEEMLKEGYRCPLCMHSALDMSRYWRQLDDEVAQTPMPSEYQNMTVDILCNDCNGRSTVQFHILGMKCNICESYNTAQAGGRRISLDQQ; encoded by the exons ATGAATCTCCAAGGAAAGCACAAG TGTATTGAAAATGTTTCCCGGCAGAACTGTCCAATATGTTTAGAG GACATACACACATCCCGTGTTGTTGCTCATGTCTTGCCATGTGGACATCTTTTACATAG AACGTGTTATGAGGAAATGTTGAAAGA AGGCTACCGATGTCCATTATGTATGCACTCTGCTTTAGATATGAGTAGGTACTGGAGACAGCTGGATGATGAGGTAGCACAGACTCCTATGCCATCAGAATATCAGAACATGACTGTGGAT ATTCTCTGCAATGATTGCAATGGGAGATCTACAGTCCAATTCCATATATTAGGCATGAAATGTAATATTTGTGAATCCTACAATACTGCTCAAGCTGGAGGACGTAGAATTTCACTAGATCAGCAATGA